One genomic region from Pirellulales bacterium encodes:
- a CDS encoding tellurite resistance/C4-dicarboxylate transporter family protein: MAHTTPHARGGSPIADLHPASFALVMATGIVSIAAQLSNMTRLAVTMLWLNVAFYVALWIFTGLRLARYPQRLHADLYDHGRCVGFFTIVAATCVLGNQFVLVAGMPRVAIGLWLLGIALWGAITYTVFTVLTIKPEKPPLQKGLNGGWLVAVVAAQAVASLGALVAEHLGEQREQALFFSLVMWLGGGMLYIWIISLIFYRYTFLPLDPADLAPPYWINMGAMAISTLAGAMLTSRAPGSPLLAPLAPFLQGMTLLFWATATWWIPLLVALGVWRHVVRRVPLNYDVVYWSAVFPIGMYTVCTYRLSEITEQPWLDGVPDVLVYVAILAWGFAFLGLLRRVLLFLSRGAG, translated from the coding sequence CCATCGCCGCGCAACTGAGCAACATGACGCGTTTGGCGGTGACAATGCTATGGCTCAACGTCGCGTTCTACGTGGCGCTGTGGATTTTTACCGGGCTGCGGCTGGCGCGCTATCCGCAGCGGCTACACGCCGACTTGTACGACCATGGTCGCTGCGTCGGCTTTTTCACCATCGTGGCGGCCACCTGCGTATTGGGAAACCAGTTCGTGCTGGTGGCGGGCATGCCACGGGTGGCGATTGGCCTGTGGCTCTTGGGCATCGCGCTATGGGGGGCGATCACCTACACGGTGTTCACCGTGTTGACGATCAAGCCAGAAAAGCCGCCGCTGCAGAAAGGGCTGAACGGCGGTTGGCTGGTGGCCGTGGTGGCGGCCCAGGCGGTGGCTTCGCTCGGCGCGCTGGTGGCTGAACACTTGGGAGAGCAACGCGAGCAGGCGCTGTTCTTTTCGCTGGTGATGTGGCTTGGCGGCGGGATGCTGTATATCTGGATCATCTCGCTGATTTTTTATCGCTATACCTTTCTGCCACTCGATCCGGCTGATTTGGCGCCGCCCTATTGGATCAATATGGGGGCGATGGCCATCTCGACTTTGGCTGGCGCCATGCTGACAAGTCGGGCGCCGGGTTCGCCCCTGCTGGCGCCACTGGCGCCGTTCCTGCAAGGCATGACGCTCTTGTTCTGGGCGACCGCCACCTGGTGGATACCGCTGCTCGTAGCGCTGGGCGTGTGGCGGCACGTGGTGCGGCGCGTGCCGCTGAACTACGACGTGGTGTACTGGAGCGCGGTGTTTCCTATCGGCATGTACACCGTTTGCACCTACAGGCTGTCGGAGATCACGGAGCAACCGTGGCTCGACGGCGTGCCCGACGTGCTGGTGTATGTGGCGATATTGGCCTGGGGGTTCGCCTTTTTGGGCCTGCTGCGACGGGTGCTGCTTTTCTTGTCGCGCGGAGCGGGTTAG